A region from the Rhizoctonia solani chromosome 13, complete sequence genome encodes:
- a CDS encoding sulfate anion transporter produces MAQRSHGRDFDTPGQSESASLVEGERAPLLAPDDLERGGSVQYRYGTPTEGLRERGKATLLQQAVNVKSSYLGGHQREPTSTWGVFKMRSKYYVPALDWLPNYSFSLFWGDFAAGLTVASLVIPMSMSYASGLARLDPLAGLISAAVPGLIYALFGSSRQLSVGPEAALSLLVGQAVTQVLHGDPLPKFPFCGTCCINDDHFPRLLRLGFIDVVLSRALLRGFVTAVAVCRAVKRRLAKREGWRWVKFIPEVFLAVVIATALCDKFDWDLQGVDILGSASIKKGAKLFDFPVKHANLKFLKATTSTAVLISVVGYLDSVVAAKQNAARFGYSISPNRELVALGAGNLVSSFFPGTLPAYGAITRSRLNADIGGRTQMASILNSCFVILAVFFLLPALYYLPRCVLASIVCLVVYGLLAEAPEDVGFYIKMRSWVDLALMFVTFAFTLFWSVEVGVVVSVTVSLLLVVHKSSKAHIKILGRVPGTDRWSAIDEDPDAIEDVPGLLIVRIRESLDFANTGQLKERLRRLELYGPTKAHPSEAPRRNNASVVVFHMSDVETIDASAVHIFKELVEQYRERGVRTFFAHLRQEQREKFEKAEIIEIVGEEHITETVADAMAVIERENNSS; encoded by the exons ATGGCTCAACGTTCTCATGGGCGTGATTTTGATACACCTGGTCAGAGCGAATCAGCATCGTTAGTAGAAGGGGAGCGCGCTCCGCTGCTGGCTCCCGATGACCTCGAACGCGGGGGATCTGTTCAGTACCGCTATGGCACCCCTACTGAGGGGTTGAGAGAGCGGGGAAAAG CGACCCTTCTTCAGCAAGCTGTGAATGTGAAGTCGAGTTACCTGGGGGGGCACCAACGTGAACCAACAAGTACATGGGGTGTCTTCAAGATGCGTAGCAAGTACTATGTACCAGCCCTCGATTGGTTGCCCAATTATTCTTTTTCACT CTTCTGGGGCGATTTTGCAGCAGGCCTGACTGTAGCATCACTCGTCATCCCTATGTCAATGTCATATGCCTCTGGTCTTGCTCGACTCGATCCTTTGGCAGGTCTTATTTCGGCTGCTGTCCCAGGACTCATATACGCATTGTTCGGAAGCTCTCGACAG TTAAGTGTTGGTCCTGAAGCGGCTCTCTCTCTGCTCGTAGGGCAAGCAGTAACCCAAGTATTGCATGGAGACCCACTGCCAAAGTTCCCATTCTGTGGGACTTGCTGTATCAACGATGATCACTTTCCAA GGCTCCTCCGCCTGGGATTCATTGACGTTGTCCTTAGTCGGGCATTGCTACGAGGATTCGTCACGGCCGTG GCAGTG TGCCGGGCAGTGAAACGGCGGTTGGCGAAACGTGAGGGCTGGCGCTGGGTTAAATTCATCCCCGAAGTGTTTTTGGCCGTAGTCATTGCGACAG CGTTGTGCGACAAGTTTGATTGGGACCTTCAAGGGGTTGACATTCTTGGTTCAGCCTCGATCAAGAAAGGAGCCAAGCTGTTTGATTTCCCAGTCAAGCATGCGAATCTCAAGTTCCTCAAAGCGACTACTAGCACAGCCGT CTTGATTTCTGTGGTAGGCTACCTGGACAGTGTCGTAGCAGCTAAACAGAACGCCGCACGTTTTGGGTATTCGATCAGCCCCAACCGGGAGCTTGTTGCGCTCG GTGCTGGAAACTTGGTCTCCTCATTTTTCCCTGGAACTTTACCGGCATATGGTGCGATCACCCG TTCGCGACTCAACGCCGACATCGGTGGACGTACCCAAATGGCTTCGATCTTGAACTCCTGCTTCGTCATCCTGGCAGTCTTCTTCCTGCTTCCTGCTTTATACTATCTTCCTCGCTGTGTGCTTGCGTCCATTGTGTGCTTGGTTGTCTATGGGCTGCTGGCGGAGGCTCCAGAGGACGTCGGCTTCTACATCAA GATGAGAAGCTGGGTCGATCTCGCTCTGATGTTTGTCACCTTTGCGTTCACTCTATTCTGGAGTGTCgaagttggggttgttgtGAGCGTAACGGTTTCCTTGCTGCTCGTAGTGCACAAGAGCAGCAAAGCTCATATCAAGATTTTG GGTCGGGTTCCTGGGACTGATAGGTGGAGTGCTATCGACGAGGATCCTGACGCGATCGAAGATGTACCAGGACTGTTGATCGTCCGGATACGCGAGTCGCTCGACTTTG CCAATACCGGTCAACTCAAAGAGCGTCTCCGTCGCCTAGAACTCTACGGACCGACCAAAGCTCACCCGTCAGAAGCCCCTAGACGAAACAACGCCTCAGTCGTGGTCTTCCATATGTCCGACGTTGAAACAATCGACGCATCCGCTGTCCATATCTTCAAAGAACTGGTCGAGCAGTATCGTGAACGCGGGGTTCGTACGTTCTTCGCCCACTTGAGGCAAGAACAGAGGGAGAAGTTTGAAAAGGCCGAGATTATAGAAATCGTTGGAGAAGAGCATATCACAGA GACTGTGGCCGATGCTATGGCTGTGATCGAGAGAGAGAACAACTCCAGTTAG
- a CDS encoding anthranilate synthase produces MSTPISKATSAGSHPERIDVSVPAASSPAGDPRSPPLPNPPRSLLPETPIETLMIDNFDSFTWNLYQQLCMLGANVTVLRNNELTPNDFPNLRIRNLIISPGPGHPSTDSGISNEAIKYFAGRVPVLGVCMGLECMVESYGGTIEYAGEIMHGKTSPIRHDNRGCFKDVPQGIQSTRYHSLSAHRTTLPPCLAITATTAESGVIMGIRHRELTLEAVQYHPESIMSEEGDALLRNFLDLQGGTWAENPISKVLDPTLHPFSPDVPHRTPTILDKIYAQRLKDVELAKSTPGTTKEDLQTFLSMQLAPPLVSFVARLKARAPALMAEIKRASPSKGAIAMHTNAAQQALTYALAGASVISVLTEPMWFKGSLLDMRLAREAVATLTDRPAILRKDFIVDEYQICEARLWGADTILLIVAMLPPDRLRALYLFSISLGMEPLVEVNNADEMRTALRLGAKVIGVNNRNLHDFNVDMGTTSRISTHADVATYTAQGVGAVLVGEALMRASDPALFIRTLLDLPPARTPRGGATKPLVKICGVRNVEDAVVAAEAGADFVGVVFVPGSKRCVDLGTAKEISKALRTRRASSTTPDRPLSANGITPAPGMQAHPPASNLTAVSWFSSHTRSLPSARPLLVGVFQDQPLSYVTHICSAVGLDMVQLHGHEPVEWSRWIPVPVIRAFHLRAKDSASQAQTNGTTESEAHDHTKDIDASGPTGLEDIARPGFHRHILLDAIKPGATNKLSGGAGVPVDWDLARAVADAGEIGRGRLPIILAGGLDSKNVREAVEKVAPWAVDVSGGVETNGAKDHSKIREFVKAAKGV; encoded by the exons ATGTCCACGCCTATTTCTAAAGCCACGTCTGCTGGCTCCCATCCAGAGCGCATAGATGTCTCGGTTCCTGCCGCTTCCTCGCCAGCTGGTGACCCCCGGTCTCCGCCGTTGCCGAACCCGCCGCGCTCGTTACTCCCAGAAACCCCGATCGAAACGCTCATGATCGACAATTTCGACTCGTTTACTTGGAATCTCTACCAACAATTATGCATGCTTGGCGCCAATGTCACTGTTTTGCGCAACAACGAACTCACTCCCAATGATTTTCCCAATTTGCGCATTCGTAATTTGATCATCTCCCCCGGCCCTGGTCACCCGAGCACTGACAGCGGCATCTCGAATGAAGCGATCAAATACTTTGCTGGTCGTGTGCCGGTATTGGGCGTTTGTATGGGTCTCGAGTGTATGGTCGAGAGTTACGGTGGAACGATCGAGTACGCAGGCGAGATTATGCACGGCAAGACCAGTCCCATTCGCCACGACAATCGAGGATGCTTCAAGGATGTACCACAAGGAATTCAATCTACACGATACCATTCACTTTCTGCTCACcgtacaacactgcccccttGCTTGGCGATCACTGCAACAACGGCGGAAAGTGGTGTGATCATGGGTATTCGTCATCGCGAACTCACTCTGGAAGCCGTCCAGTATCACCCCGAGAGTATCATGTCTGAGGAAGGTGACGCGCTTCTACGCAATTTCCTCGACCTTCAAGGCGGCACTTGGGCCGAAAATCCTATTAGCAAGGTTCTGGACCCCACGCTCCATCCCTTTTCACCCGATGTTCCTCACCGCACGCCTACTATTCTTGACAAGATCTATGCTCAACGCCTCAAGGATGTTGAACTTGCCAAATCGACTCCTGGGACTACCAAGGAGGATCTTCAAACATTCTTGTCTATGCAGCTTGCCCCACCTCTCGTCTCCTTTGTCGCGAGACTCAAGGCACGCGCCCCAGCGCTTATGGCTGAGATCAAACGCGCATCCCCATCCAAGGGTGCTATTGCAATGCATACAAACGCCGCTCAACAGGCTCTGACCTATGCACTTGCCGGTGCCTCGGTCATCTCAGTTCTAACCGAGCCAATGTGGTTCAAGGGTTCACTTCTCGACATGCGTCTTGCTCGTGAGGCGGTGGCCACTCTGACCGATCGCCCGGCGATCCTTCGCAAGGATTTTATTGTCGACGAGTATCAGATTTGCGAGGCAAGGCTATGGGGCGCTGACACGATCCTTCTGATCGTCGCCATGCTTCCTCCCGACCGTCTACGCGCACTTTACCTCTTTTCGATCTCATTGGGAATGGAACCACTCGTCGAGGTCAATAACGCAGATGAAATGCGGACCGCCCTTCGACTGGGCGCCAAAGTGATTGGCGTGAATAATCGCAATCTTCATGATTTCAATGTCGACATGGGAACTACATCTC GGATCAGCACTCATGCAGACGTCGCGACATACACTGCCCAAGGAGTTGGCGCAGTTCTGGTTGGCGAAGCCCTCATGCGTGCTTCGGATCCCGCTCTTTTCATCCGTACGCTACTCGATTTACCACCTGCCCGCACCCCACGAGGTGGAGCAACAAAGCCGCTCGTGAAGATTTGTGGAGTCCGCAATGTGGAAGACGCTGTGGTAGCTGCCGAGGCAGGAGCCGACTTTGTGGGTGTCGTCTTTGTTCCAGGAAGCAAGCGTTGCGTAGATCTTGGGACAGCCAAGGAAATCTCAAAGGCGCTGCGTACTCGACGTGCTTCTTCGACTACCCCCGACCGACCCCTTTCCGCCAATGGCATCACCCCTGCTCCAGGCATGCAGGCACACCCTCCCGCATCTAATTTGACGGCAGTATCATGGTTTAGCTCTCACACTCGCTCGTTACCTTCTGCTCGTCCATTATTAGTCGGAGTATTCCAAGATCAGCCGCTCAGCTATGTTACACATATATGCAGCGCCGTTGGCCTTGATATGGTGCAACTTCATGGCCACGAACCCGTCGAATGGTCGCGTTGGATCCCTGTGCCCGTGATCCGGGCTTTCCATCTCAGAGCAAAGGACTCAGCTTCCCAGGCTCAAACCAACGGAACGACCGAGTCTGAAGCCCACGACCATACCAAAGATATCGACGCGAGCGGTCCTACCGGCTTGGAAGATATCGCCCGCCCAGGTTTCCACCGACACATTCTTCTCGATGCTATCAAACCGGGTGCTACGAACAAACTGAGCGGAGGGGCGGGCGTGCCTGTCGATTGGGATCTTGCTCGCGCAGTAGCCGACGCAGGCGAGATTGGTCGCGGACGGTTGCCTATTATCCTCGCTGGGGGGCTGGACTCCAAAAACGTTCGCGAGGCTGTGGAAAAGGTGGCCCCATGGGCTGTGGACGTGAGCGGTGGTGTAGAGACCAACGGTGCCAAAGACCATTCGAAGATTAGAGAGTTTGTCAAGGCCGCCAAAGGAGTTTAG
- a CDS encoding Tyrosine kinase specific for activated produces MHTNQSEEESRPGILRHQNVSQPYQHTPERGPTKAPTSGSSVIPGASSPAKGHGPSRSIPGRWNSVDFADVATINCDAADVRQTSVEVVDNLTATQNELDHSTSFWSTPSIMQSGPGPSQYTLVHNGGDQLVDENYIAFPEPHIPQVEVTSESHFDSQEQLGLNFISPDFNSAPKRQSFPPSSPGRAAEDSGVANNKGFLANSPLQPDPVEIPLLKAPVVNNDNCSQDRLSVSSMGDASTHSQGKKGIKHFWDSTKSRLKSQPATPPKSRSESPKVPSGPPSKIRASVVFQKQEKKLDALDTKLEYFQNVELHSSTTWGDICNELMPLPAFGQILSHLYRVFGAVDNIRTYRGQWQRLRGNCVVISRVLVHQYERYQTEPEKLKLLGKVCENLEIAIAEISMTARKWSEKNPVEAFVTYERMERALNDHFLALNDVLKMMVSTSQVLNETWSSEIAKSQKEERQQLEIIRALLQEQNSSLDQLTQAIQSKDDLITKLIGENEVTIGRVLGKQMIRFQKSLEDAEDTDKLIQMIVAITGVEPPTEVFQTEPCTNEANVDPIHGHSSTVYKATLARGQSVAKKVFYLNKYSEGDVKTYAMKMTRDAKQWRVFDSEYTLKCLGIGMEKSNDTQFKLYMLSPWMENMDAINYLKDRRQSIDQRNILRIVADSALGLVEIHQKNSVHSNMRGQNVFVRANGRGVLGGFGLTKALKNHSTGKLPSVEQTGQSLPYRWMACL; encoded by the exons ATGCACACAAATCAATCCGAGGAAGAGTCTCGGCCAGGAATTTTAA GACATCAGAACGTGTCTCAACCATACCAGCATACGCCCGAACGAGGTCCAACCAAGGCTCCAACCTCGGGCAGTTCCGTAATCCCAGGAGCGTCGAGTCCggccaaagggcatggcCCTTCCCGTTCGATACCAGGAAGGTGGAATTCTGTTGATTTTGCAGATGTGGCTACCATTAATTGCGATGCAGCCGACGTGCGCCAAACCTCGGTGGAGGTTGTCGACAACCTAACAGCCACGCAGAATGAACTGGACCATAGTACTAGCTTTTGGTCAACACCAAGTATTATGCAGAGCGGCCCAGGGCCTTCTCAATATACTTTAGTTCACAACGGTGGCGATCAACTAGTGGATGAGAATTACATTGCATTTCCCGAACCTCACATTCCTCAGGTCGAGGTTACTTCAGAATCTCATTTTGATTCTCAGGAACAGCTTGGCCTGAATTTTATTTCACCGGACTTCAATTCGGCTCCCAAAAGACAATCCTTCCCCCCAAGTTCACCCGGGCGAGCCGCCGAAGATAGTGGGGTCGCCAATAACAAAGGTTTCTTAGCGAACTCTCCGTTACAGCCGGATCCAGTAGAAATACCCTTGCTTAAGGCGCCGGTCGTCAACAATGACAATTGTTCGCAGGATCGCCTGTCCGTGTCGTCGATGGGTGATGCATCGACCCATTCACAAGGAAAGAAAGGAATCAAGCATTTCTGGGACTCGACCAAATCGCGTTTAAAGTCGCAGCCCGCTACCCCTCCAAAAAGCAGATCTGAATCTCCCAAGGTCCCATCGGGCCCACCCAGCAAGATCCGCGCCTCTGTTGTTTTCCAGAAACAAGAAAAGAAACTAGATGCGCTGGATACAAAGCTCGAATATTTCCAAAATGTTGAACTCCACTCCTCAACTACATGGGGTGACATTTGCAACGAACTTATGCCTCTCCCTGCCTTTGGTCAAATACTTAGCCATCTCTATAGGGTTTTTGGAGCAGTGGATAACATAAGGACCTATCG TGGTCAATGGCAAAGACTGCGTGGAAATTGCGTTGTCATATCTAGGGTACTAGTCCACCAGTACGAACGCTACCAGACCGAGCCGGAAAAGCTCAAATTGTTGGGCAAGGTGTGCGAGAATCTGGAAAT CGCCATTGCGGAGATATCTATGACCGCTCGGAAATGGAGCGAGAAGAATCCTGTCGAAGCATTTGTTACTTATGAACGGATGGAGAGAGCGTTAAACGATCACTTCTTGGCTCTGAATGACGTGCTTAAAATGATGGTG TCTACTTCTCAAGTGCTGAATGAGACCTGGTCGAGTGAGATCGCAAAGTCCCAAAAGGAAGAACGCCAGCAACTAGAGATAATAAGGGCACTTCTACAAGAACAGAACAGCTCTCTGGATCAATTAACCCAAGCGATCCAGTCGAAAGATGACTTGATCACCAAACTGATTGGAGAGAATGAAGTGACTATCGGGCGGGTTTTAGGCAAACAAATG ATACGGTTTCAAAAATCTCTGGAGGACGCTGAGGACACAGATAAACTAATACAAATGATTGTTGCAATCACTGGGGTTGAGCCACCAACCGAAGTATTTCAGACAGAACCATGTACTAACGAGGCCAACGTAGACCCTATTCATGGTCACTCGAGCACAGTATACAAGGCAACGCTTGCCCGAGGGCAATCAGTTGCTAAGAAGGTGTTCTACTTGAACAAATACTCGGAGGGAGATGTTAAGACATACGCAATG AAAATGACTCGAGATGCCAAACAATGGCGTGTGTTTGACTCCGAATACACATTGAAATGCCTTGGAATTGGGATGGAAAAATCCAACGATACCCAATTTAAACT GTATATGCTGTCGCCTTGGATGGAGAATATGGATGCA ATAAATTACCTGAAAGATCGACGCCAGAGTATCGACCAACGCAACATTTTGAGAATA GTTGCCGACTCGGCCCTGGGGCTTGTCGAGATCCATCAGAAGAACTCGGTTCACTCCAATATGCGGGGTCAGAATGTTTTTGTTCGAGCGAACGGAAGGGGAGTTCTTGGAGGTTTTGGACTTACTAAA GCTCTGAAAAACCATTCGACCGGAAAGCTCCCATCAGTCGAACAAACTGGACAATCGCTACCCTATAGATGGATGGCATGTCTTTGA
- a CDS encoding ICE-like protease (caspase) p20 domain protein, giving the protein MVPLTSSNVLRILFAFVVQTAMFQNVWMHLITAPHLKNKAPWNFVVPLSNFIACWAKVTCSYEKEEHMRGHIKTVPTLIINPVTSDQSKKWNFKEKIRKMLAVTLDRILVNRLIKRRSEHIVDTPISGRSPLHKAEGLPVYTSQQNQHSQVPLKERSVCLKTPIAKGLSESIATKHVPKGLHKALVIGLNGTYSHGNPLDHAIQDAKNFERCLQKLNTQSEDFHFEVEMLVDEGGKSVPRRKIFKALERLFGGARPNDLLILFFSGHCVRNEINGVVSLVTIEDNESFLLLPSTVLVFCFNSFETNVEHFE; this is encoded by the exons ATGGTGCCTTTGACTTCGTCTAACGTGCTCCGTATTCTTTTCGCTTTTGTCGTACAAACTGCCATGTTTCAAAACGTTTGGATGCACCTCATAACTGCACCACATTTGAAGAATAAGGCCCCCTGGAATTTTGTTGTTCCTTTGAGCAATTTCATCGCTTGTTGGGCCAAGGTAACATGCAGTTATGAGAAAGAAGAACATATGCGTGGTCATATTAAGACCGTACCGACATTAATCATTAACCCGGTTACTTCGGACCAATCTAAGAAATGGAACTTCAAGGAAAAAATCAGGAAAATGTTGGCAGTTACTCTGGATCGTATACTTGTTAACCGACTCAT TAAACGTCGGTCAGAACATATTGTTGATACGCCGATATCCGGCCGCAGCCCTTTACACAAAGCTGAAGGTCTACCTGTATACACAAGCCAACAAAACCAGCACTCCCAGGTTCCTCTAAAAGAACGATCAGTATGCCTGAAGACACCTATAGCTAAAGGGTTATCTGAATCTATAGCCACAAAGCATGTTCCTAAAGGGCTGCACAAAGCATTGGTG ATCGGCTTAAATGGTACTTACTCCCATGGGAATCCTCTCGATCACGCCATCCAAGACGCAAAGAATTTTGAAAGATGTCTCCAGAAACTCAATACCCAGTCTGAGGATTTTCATTTTGAGGTTGAAATGCTGGTCGACGAGGGTGGAAAGAGTGTCCCCCGCAGAAAAATATTCAAGGCTTTAGAGAGATTGTTTGGAGGAGCCCGACCTAACGATTTGCTTATCCTATTTT TTTCTGGCCATTGTGTTAGGAACGAAATAAATGGGGTTGTCTCTCTGGTAACTATCGAGGATAACGAGTCCTTTCTATTACTTCCTTCAACGGTATTGGTATTTTGTTTTAATTCATTCGAAACGAACGTCGAGCATTTTGAATAG
- a CDS encoding G-protein alpha subunit, which yields MGNCMSVEEKAERERSMAIDKQIEEDSKRFRKECKILLLGSGESGKSTIVKQMKIIHQNGYTREELMVYRYTIYKNLVESAQAIVSAMGKIGVDPVEPINRQYAEEIGSFELPKDIDSYSLPESLATAIESVWKDPIIAQVMDRSNEFYLMDSAGYFFAQVQRICSKGYVPNENDVLRARAKTTGITETRFNMGQLSIHMFDVGGQRSERKKWIHCFEAVTSIIFCVALSEYDQVLLEEKEQNRMAESLVLFESVINSRWFLRTSIILFLNKIDVFKAKLPKMPLERYFPEYTGGPDINKAAKYILWRFTQTNRARLSVYPHLTQATDTSNIRLVFAAVKETILQNALRDSGIL from the exons ATGGGAAACTGCATGTCGGTAGAGGAGAAGGCGGAGCGGGAGAGGTCCATGGCGATTGACAAGCAAATCGAGGAGGACTCAAAGCGATTCCGCAAGGAATGCAAGATCCTGCTGCTCG GGTCTGGCGAGTCGGGCAAGTCGACGATTGTAAAGCAAATGAAGATTATCCACCAGAACGGGTACACACGTGAAGAGCTCATGGTATACCGGTACACCATATACAAGAACCTCGTCGAGAGCGCCCAG GCCATTGTGTCCGCGATGGGTAAGATTGGCGTCGACCCGGTAGAACCTATCAACCGCCAGTATGCAGAGGAGATCGGTAGCTTCGAATTGCCCAAGGACATTGATTCGTATTCGCTGCCTGAATCTCTTGCTACTGCCATCGAGAGCGTATGGAAGGACCCGATAATTGCCCAGGTCATGGACAGGAGCAACGAGTTCTATCTCATGGACTCGGCCGGATA CTTCTTTGCACAGGTTCAGCGGATCTGCAGCAAGGGATATGTACCCAATGAAAATGACGTCCTTCGTGCGCGAGCAAAGACCACCGGAATTACGGAGACACGCTTCAACATGGGCCAGCTCTCTATACA CATGTTCGACGTCGGTGGACAGCGATCAGAGCGTAAAAAGTGGATTCATTGTTTCGAGGCCGTCACCTCAATCATATTCTGCGTCGCTCTGAGCGAGTATGACCAAGTTTTGTtggaggaaaaggaacag AACCGAATGGCCGAGTCGCTCGTTTTGTTCGAATCTGTCATCAACTCACGTTGGTTCCTGCGCACATCTatcatcctcttcctcaaTAAAATCGATGTCTTCAAAGCCAAACTCCCCAAGATGCCTCTCGAACGCTACTTCCCGGAATACACAGGCGGGCCAGACATTAACAAAGCTGCCAAATACATTCTATGGAGGTTCACCCAGACAAACCGAGCGAGGCTAAGCGTTTATCCTCA TTTAACGCAAGCTACCGATACTTCCAATATTCGATTGGTCTTTGCAGCTGTCAAGGAAACGATACTGCAAAACGCTTTGAGGGATTCGGGTATTCTATGA